Proteins from one Citrobacter amalonaticus genomic window:
- a CDS encoding TIR domain-containing protein, giving the protein MALAQLMRDTLSLVKLDGSRTDGIKGSVQNDKIFIHRSDIAIEEGDLLIRSMPHGGVEEYVVIEPNFRQGLGSIPPGYQAEVRRKPKGTNVQETLSTPVRVPEAVISLVQSFISLCITVVNDDASKPEKHIATYHSLRMQILELSNVMTIPVWIQYSQTPANVKNSVGLHVQGGDGGWERRRQYLQSEMNKMLESYKNITPGEHSLSANSIKTTEQTSGLTSMASDAAINMKKKVFIVHGHDDNLKNEVFIFLTKEGFEPVILHHEASEGQTIIEKLEKHISSASFAVVLYTACDQGKARNETELKGRARQNVVFEHGWLISKLSRKYVAAIVEDGVEFPGDLSGLIRIPKSDWKYDLSKELKVLK; this is encoded by the coding sequence ATGGCGTTAGCACAACTGATGCGCGACACTCTATCTCTTGTAAAGCTGGATGGAAGCAGGACCGACGGGATAAAAGGGAGCGTTCAGAACGATAAAATTTTCATTCACCGAAGCGATATTGCAATTGAAGAGGGTGATCTTCTTATCCGCAGTATGCCGCATGGCGGGGTTGAAGAGTATGTCGTTATTGAGCCAAACTTCAGGCAAGGATTGGGATCCATTCCACCTGGTTACCAGGCAGAGGTTAGACGAAAACCTAAAGGAACTAATGTTCAGGAAACGTTATCCACTCCAGTGAGGGTACCGGAGGCTGTCATTTCTCTGGTCCAGTCGTTCATTTCATTATGTATTACTGTTGTAAATGACGACGCATCCAAGCCTGAAAAACATATTGCAACCTATCATTCATTGCGTATGCAAATTCTTGAACTGAGCAATGTAATGACTATTCCTGTTTGGATTCAGTACTCCCAGACACCTGCAAATGTTAAAAATAGTGTGGGTTTACACGTGCAGGGAGGAGATGGTGGCTGGGAGAGAAGACGTCAATATTTACAGAGTGAAATGAATAAAATGCTGGAAAGTTATAAGAATATAACTCCCGGTGAACATTCTTTAAGTGCGAATAGTATTAAAACCACTGAGCAGACTAGTGGGTTAACTTCAATGGCAAGCGATGCAGCAATTAATATGAAAAAGAAAGTGTTTATTGTTCATGGGCATGACGATAATCTGAAAAATGAAGTTTTTATTTTCCTAACAAAAGAAGGTTTTGAACCTGTTATACTCCATCATGAAGCTAGTGAAGGACAGACCATTATTGAGAAACTTGAGAAGCATATCAGTAGTGCCTCTTTTGCTGTAGTTCTATATACAGCTTGTGATCAAGGTAAAGCCAGGAATGAAACTGAGTTAAAAGGCAGAGCCAGACAGAATGTTGTTTTTGAACATGGCTGGTTGATTTCCAAACTCTCGCGCAAGTACGTCGCTGCGATCGTAGAAGATGGCGTGGAATTTCCCGGAGATCTTTCTGGATTGATTCGAATTCCTAAATCTGACTGGAAATATGATTTATCAAAAGAATTAAAAGTTCTGAAATAA
- a CDS encoding DUF4238 domain-containing protein: MTYTRNQHMLSQWVLRNFRSDDTALHPKSKQRVWAHVVVPAADGQNDIKDIPLPISSVAVCKDCFRLTDGATGELFDIEHELSVYENSISILVRELVQEHQFARLGNCDAEDFPVEELAGFAILQMILNLNNPQSRFPHKESMFETLIKPVVDNINEHVSSILSLTTTYPSLTEQPIYQKLIRVAASSSCKDDKARAIFILYSILALQKKQTPLGTAAYLRDEIFSGIYAIDVFHTGHDLNSTEPRPVFTVSANIFCVFPDDGMIYLPLSHNIALRFNQVSGEGFYQDPTIRVFSPVPLSLKCSESERLEVYQCSYDFIDQVMSTIDSYNNGFSNIIYSSWQLCDVENYLKLQDEHPDTYYLPERPVRWTTKS, from the coding sequence ATGACATACACCAGAAATCAGCACATGCTTTCACAGTGGGTTCTCCGTAACTTTCGCAGCGATGATACGGCTCTGCATCCCAAGAGCAAACAACGTGTCTGGGCTCACGTGGTTGTCCCTGCGGCAGATGGCCAGAATGACATTAAAGATATCCCGTTGCCCATTTCCAGCGTGGCGGTGTGCAAGGACTGCTTCCGTCTAACGGACGGTGCCACTGGCGAGCTCTTCGATATTGAACATGAGCTCAGTGTCTATGAAAACAGCATATCAATCCTGGTGCGTGAACTTGTCCAGGAACACCAGTTTGCCCGACTGGGAAACTGTGATGCTGAAGATTTTCCGGTTGAAGAGCTTGCCGGATTTGCAATATTGCAGATGATACTTAACCTCAACAATCCACAAAGCCGCTTTCCCCATAAAGAATCGATGTTTGAAACGCTTATCAAACCTGTAGTGGATAATATAAATGAGCATGTATCTTCGATTCTTTCGCTGACGACAACATATCCCTCGCTTACTGAACAGCCGATATATCAGAAATTGATTCGTGTTGCGGCCTCTTCATCATGTAAAGATGATAAAGCTCGTGCAATCTTTATTCTTTATTCTATCCTTGCGCTGCAAAAAAAACAGACACCTTTGGGCACGGCTGCCTACCTCAGGGACGAAATATTCTCTGGTATTTATGCTATTGATGTTTTTCATACCGGTCATGATTTGAACAGTACGGAGCCAAGACCCGTATTTACTGTTTCTGCTAATATTTTTTGTGTATTTCCAGATGATGGAATGATTTATTTACCCCTCTCACATAATATTGCGCTTCGATTTAATCAGGTGTCTGGTGAAGGTTTTTACCAGGACCCCACAATAAGAGTATTCAGCCCCGTCCCTTTATCGCTTAAGTGTTCAGAGTCCGAGCGTCTGGAGGTTTATCAGTGTTCTTATGACTTCATTGATCAGGTTATGTCCACAATTGATTCCTATAATAATGGCTTCTCAAATATCATTTATTCGAGCTGGCAGCTCTGCGATGTTGAAAATTATCTGAAGCTGCAGGATGAACATCCTGATACCTATTATCTCCCTGAACGTCCGGTTCGCTGGACTACGAAAAGCTGA
- a CDS encoding korC, translated as MAVTPEQAARRRQLHAMGSFNMYTLLAGEYWEHPDADEVKHVLSMISLTDVALANRLDVDERTIRKWKSGQTRMVFTSWCCLCWLAGLGMLLEEPA; from the coding sequence ATGGCTGTCACTCCGGAGCAGGCGGCCCGCCGCAGACAACTTCACGCCATGGGGAGCTTTAATATGTATACCCTGCTTGCCGGTGAATATTGGGAACATCCGGATGCGGATGAGGTTAAGCATGTGCTGTCGATGATCTCCCTGACCGACGTCGCGCTGGCTAACCGCCTGGATGTGGACGAACGTACCATTCGCAAGTGGAAATCCGGCCAGACCCGGATGGTGTTCACCTCCTGGTGTTGCCTGTGCTGGCTGGCCGGACTGGGTATGCTGTTAGAAGAACCGGCTTAG